The Henckelia pumila isolate YLH828 chromosome 2, ASM3356847v2, whole genome shotgun sequence genome includes a window with the following:
- the LOC140880322 gene encoding probable nucleolar protein 5-1, producing the protein MLLLFETPAGFALFKVLDEGKLSKVEDLGKDFSTSESARKVVKLKAFSKFENTSEALSAATLLIDSKPSKGLRSFLRAHCKDDILAVADSKLGNAIKEKMHIECVHNNAVTELMRGVRSQLTELISGLAVQDLAPMSLGLSHSLSRYKLKFSPDKVDTMIIQAISLLDDLDKELNTYAMRVREWYGWHFPELAKIVQDNILYAKAVKLMGNRTNAALLDFSEILAEEIEVELKEAAMISMGTEVSDLDLENIKDLCNQVLSLSEYRAQLYDYLKSRMNTVAPNLTALVGELVGARLIAHGGSLINLAKQPGSTVQILGAEKALFRALKTKHPTPKYGLIYHASLIGQAAPKHKGKISRSLAAKAALAIRCDALGEGQDNSMGLENRAKLEVRLRNLEGKELIRSAGSVKGKPKIEFYDKDRKKGSGGLITPAKTYNPAADSILGLLEPLSKKEVEAVASATEQAGNGGGHVTDGEQNKKKRKKKTADGEETVAPNGVEGVEPENEGAGKKEKKKKRKHLSDDSELQNQNEQDSAGDKKKKKKRKHENLEEVQTPSKKEKKKKKKGDD; encoded by the exons GTTGTCAAGCTAAAAGCCTTTTCTAAGTTTGAGAACACATCAGAGGCTCTATCAGCAGCTACACTGTTGATTGATAGTAAGCCCAGCAAAGGTCTTCGCAGTTTTTTGCGCGCCCATTGTAAAGATGACATTTTAGCTGTAGCTGATTCCAAACTTGGGAATGCCATTAAAGAGAAGATG CATATTGAATGTGTCCACAACAATGCTGTCACGGAACTGATGAGAGGAGTAAGAAGTCAATTGACTGAACTCATATCTGGTTTAGCTGTGCAAGATTTAGCTCCAATGAGTCTGGGATTATCTCACAGCCTGTCCAGATACAAATTGAAATTCAGTCCAGACAAG GTTGATACAATGATAATACAAGCCATCAGCTTGCTGGATGATCTGGACAAAGAGCTAAATACATATGCAATGAGAGTTCGGGAATGGTATGGTTGGCATTTTCCAGAACTTGCTAAGATTGTTCAGGACAATATACTTTATGCAAAGGCAGTGAAGTTGATGGGTAACAGAACGAATGCCGCCCTGCTTGATTTCTCTGAG ATCCTGGCAGAAGAGATTGAGGTGGAACTGAAAGAAGCTGCGATGATATCTATGGGAACTGAAGTTAGCGACCTTGATCTTGAGAACATCAAGGATTTGTGCAACCAAGTTCTTTCACTTTCTGAGTACAGAGCTCAATTGTACGACTACTTGAAGAGCAGAATGAACACAGTTGCCCCAAATCTTACTGCCCTTGTTGGAGAACTTGTTGGTGCTCGCTTGATTGCTCATGGAGGAAGCTTGATAAATCTTGCTAAGCAGCCTGGAAGTACAGTTCAAATTCTTGGAGCAGAAAAGGCTCTCTTCAGAGCTTTGAAAACGAAGCATCCAACCCCTAAATATGGGCTCATTTACCATGCATCTTTAATTGGTCAAGCAGCGCCAAAGCACAAAGGTAAAATTTCACGATCACTCGCAGCAAAAGCTGCTTTGGCAATTCGATGTGATGCTCTTGGAGAGGGGCAAGATAATTCAATGGGACTGGAAAATAGAGCAAAG CTTGAAGTTCGGTTGAGGAACTTAGAAGGTAAAGAACTCATTCGCTCTGCTGGATCAGTGAAAGGAAAACCGAAGATTGAATTTTATGACAAGGACAGGAAGAAGGGGTCTGGTGGATTAATTACACCAGCCAAG ACTTACAATCCGGCAGCAGATTCAATTCTTGGTCTACTCGAGCCATTATCCAAGAAAGAGGTGGAAGCGGTAGCATCTGCCACTGAGCAAGCTGGTAACGGCGGTGGTCATGTTACCGATGGAGAGcaaaataagaagaaaagaaagaaaaagacgGCAGATGGTGAAGAAACCGTCGCTCCAAATGGAGTGGAAGGTGTTGAGCCTGAAAATGAAGGAGCTGGgaagaaggaaaagaagaaaaagaggaAACATTTGTCTGATGATTCTGAGTTACAGAACCAAAACGAACAGGACAGTGCAGgagacaagaagaagaaaaagaagagaaagCATGAGAATCTTGAAGAAGTCCAAACCCCGAGCAAGAaggagaaaaagaagaagaagaaaggtgATGATTGA